One region of bacterium genomic DNA includes:
- a CDS encoding heparinase II/III-family protein, with protein MIPRSACFFCFCVFIAVFTASAQQTVRIPKPETVLSTLDRSHPRLMFKDSDLGRIKKQRETDAVLSRYIDDVVKKADEFCRKPPVEYIIIGPRLLQISRECLDRVYTLGLAWRLTGKEIYARKAEENLLAVCAFKDWNPSHFLDTAEMSHAVGIGYDWLYHYFSEENREKIRQGLIRHGMEPGVAAYEGRDKIPRFWVEAEHNWNQVCNSGLTVGALAIAETDPRYAEIIVPRAVESLPHALATYAPDGAWPEGPGYWHYATRYTAYGLAALETALGADFGLSEMEGISVTGLFPIYTTGPTGLFLNFADSGEKARRMTMPCMFWLARRFDNRFISDCEHDMIERYGAEPEHIVWYVPRSRMQTYNPDLDRRFRGPVEVAVLRSGWNDPEALFVGVKAGYNRVNHAHLDLGNFELDALGVRWARDLGSDDYNMPGYFDTKQGGKRWTYYRMRSVSHNVPLIDGADQELVGMAQVLKFISKPVSAGVVVDISTAYAPPAKKVTRGIALIDNRRVVLVEDEFELEAPCKVDWGMTTDAAITLDGSMATLVLEGKKLTARILEPSDARFAVESAGQQPPEKANTGVSRLMVRLGNRTGSVRIAVLLSPEWKGGAFDKDVSVKPLDEW; from the coding sequence ATGATACCGCGATCGGCGTGTTTCTTCTGCTTCTGTGTATTTATAGCCGTGTTCACGGCGTCGGCGCAGCAGACCGTCCGTATCCCGAAGCCCGAAACGGTTCTTTCGACGCTCGACCGGAGCCACCCGCGGCTCATGTTCAAGGATTCCGATCTCGGCCGTATCAAAAAACAGCGCGAAACGGACGCCGTGCTGAGCAGATACATCGATGATGTTGTCAAAAAGGCTGACGAGTTCTGCCGGAAACCGCCGGTCGAGTATATCATCATCGGGCCGCGCCTTCTCCAGATCAGCAGGGAATGCCTCGACCGTGTGTATACGCTCGGGCTCGCCTGGCGGCTGACAGGGAAGGAAATCTATGCCCGCAAGGCCGAGGAGAACCTGCTTGCCGTGTGCGCGTTCAAGGACTGGAATCCCTCGCATTTCCTCGACACCGCCGAGATGTCCCACGCCGTCGGAATCGGCTACGACTGGCTCTATCACTACTTTTCCGAAGAGAACCGTGAAAAAATCCGCCAGGGTCTCATCCGGCACGGTATGGAGCCGGGTGTGGCCGCTTATGAAGGCAGGGACAAGATTCCCCGCTTCTGGGTCGAGGCCGAGCACAACTGGAACCAGGTGTGCAACAGTGGGCTCACGGTCGGAGCTCTTGCCATCGCCGAGACCGATCCGCGGTATGCGGAGATTATCGTACCCCGGGCGGTCGAATCGCTTCCCCATGCGCTCGCGACCTACGCGCCGGATGGCGCCTGGCCGGAAGGTCCCGGGTACTGGCACTATGCGACACGGTATACCGCGTACGGTCTTGCGGCGCTCGAAACGGCGCTCGGCGCCGATTTCGGTCTGTCGGAGATGGAGGGAATATCGGTAACCGGACTGTTCCCGATCTATACGACCGGCCCGACCGGGCTCTTCCTCAATTTTGCAGACAGCGGCGAGAAAGCCCGGAGAATGACCATGCCCTGCATGTTCTGGCTGGCGCGGAGATTCGACAACCGGTTCATTTCCGACTGCGAGCACGATATGATCGAGCGGTATGGCGCGGAACCCGAGCATATCGTCTGGTATGTCCCGCGGTCACGAATGCAGACATACAATCCCGACCTCGACAGACGGTTTCGAGGGCCGGTCGAAGTCGCCGTGCTCAGGAGCGGGTGGAACGACCCTGAAGCGCTGTTTGTCGGAGTCAAGGCGGGTTACAACCGTGTCAACCATGCCCATCTCGACCTCGGAAATTTCGAGCTCGATGCTCTCGGCGTCCGCTGGGCGCGCGATCTCGGCTCGGACGACTACAACATGCCGGGATACTTCGACACGAAACAAGGCGGCAAACGCTGGACCTACTACCGCATGCGATCGGTCAGCCATAATGTTCCGCTCATCGATGGCGCCGACCAGGAACTTGTCGGAATGGCACAAGTACTGAAATTCATATCGAAACCCGTCTCTGCCGGGGTTGTCGTCGATATCAGCACTGCATATGCTCCACCCGCGAAAAAGGTGACGAGGGGAATCGCCCTGATCGATAATCGCCGTGTCGTGCTCGTAGAGGACGAATTCGAGCTGGAAGCCCCCTGCAAGGTTGACTGGGGTATGACGACGGATGCCGCGATCACCCTTGACGGCAGTATGGCGACGCTTGTCCTGGAAGGCAAAAAGCTGACCGCCCGCATACTCGAGCCTTCGGATGCCCGGTTCGCCGTTGAGTCCGCCGGACAGCAGCCGCCCGAAAAAGCGAACACGGGTGTCAGCCGTCTCATGGTGCGCCTCGGGAACCGGACCGGCAGCGTCCGGATTGCCGTTCTCCTGTCGCCGGAATGGAAGGGAGGAGCATTTGATAAGGATGTGTCGGTAAAACCTCTTGACGAGTGGTAA
- a CDS encoding CPBP family intramembrane metalloprotease, with the protein MSEQDNATHSDGQISLGKLVVLHILPGVLVAVFYVLAAPLMIKIGFPEVFALILSIFFITAPYIFVFLYYQGKKLNGRMSLEGVVLYREHLHWKQFALIFPVLFMTTFILWKELSPTVGFVQKHLFFWLPDWYLIRSGEISQDRVIVYFLVVFTALFFNGIAEELYFRGYLLPRMERFGWMAPVISTFLFAVYHVISPSFIVLRIIALFPMIYVTWRKRNVWLSIAVHVGLNISEPLAWLFTMLK; encoded by the coding sequence ATGAGTGAACAAGACAACGCTACACATTCCGACGGACAGATTTCACTGGGGAAACTTGTTGTTCTCCACATTCTGCCGGGAGTGCTTGTCGCGGTATTTTACGTTCTCGCGGCGCCGCTCATGATAAAAATCGGATTTCCGGAAGTGTTTGCGCTGATTCTTTCGATTTTTTTCATAACCGCGCCGTACATTTTCGTTTTTCTTTACTATCAGGGGAAAAAGCTGAACGGGAGAATGTCGCTGGAGGGCGTCGTACTATACCGTGAACACCTTCACTGGAAGCAGTTTGCCCTCATTTTTCCCGTGCTGTTCATGACGACCTTTATTTTATGGAAAGAGCTTTCCCCGACAGTCGGATTCGTTCAGAAACATCTCTTTTTCTGGCTGCCGGACTGGTATCTCATCAGGAGCGGTGAGATTTCCCAGGACAGAGTGATAGTTTACTTTCTTGTCGTTTTCACGGCGCTCTTTTTCAACGGTATTGCCGAAGAGCTGTACTTCCGGGGATACCTGCTCCCGCGGATGGAACGGTTCGGCTGGATGGCACCGGTTATCAGCACGTTCCTTTTCGCAGTTTACCATGTCATATCGCCGTCCTTTATCGTTCTCAGGATAATTGCCCTGTTCCCGATGATTTATGTGACATGGCGGAAACGGAATGTCTGGCTCAGTATCGCGGTTCATGTCGGGCTCAATATTTCCGAGCCGCTGGCATGGCTTTTCACAATGCTTAAATAA